The sequence below is a genomic window from Terriglobia bacterium.
AAGCCTCGCCGAGGGCTCGGTCTTCGCAGGGCGTTACGAGATCCGCGAGCCGCTGGGCGCCGGCGGCACCGGGGAGATCTTCCACGCCTTCGATCGGATCGCGAGGACGGACGTCGCCCTGAAGGTCCTGTTCCCGGGGGCCACCGACCGGGATCTCGATCGCCTGAGGCGGGAGCTTCGGGTCGTGAGGTCGCTCCAGCACCCGGGCATCCTCCGCGTCCACGACATCGGCGAGAGCGACGGGCTGTTCTTCATCGTCTCGGAGCTGCTCCGAGGCGAGAGCGTCGCTTCGCGAATCCGCCGCGAGGGTCGGCTCGCGCCCGACGAGGCCGAGCGGATCCTGCGCGGCATCCTCGAGGCGCTGGGGGTGGCGCACGACGCCGGCGTGATCCACCGCGATATCAAGCCGGGCAACGTCTTCCTGGCGGAGAGCGCCGGCGGCGGCCCGCCGCGCATCGTCCTCCTCGACTTCGGCTTCGCGCGCCCCGTGCGGGAGACCGGGCTTACCGCGACGGGCCGGTTCGTGGGGACCCCCGAATACTGCTCGCCCGAGCAGATCCTGGGCGAGAGGGACCTCGGTCCGGCGACCGACCTCTACTCCTGCGGGGTCACGCTGTGGGAGATGCTCTCGGGCAGGCCGCCGTTCCAGGGGACGTCGGAGGCGGACGTGTTCCGGGCCCACCTCGACGCCCCTCCCCCCCGGGCGCGCGTCGAGCTGGCGGCGTGCCCGCCGCGGCTGCGCGCCCTGACCCTTCGTCTGCTCGAGAAACGTCCCGAGGACCGGCCCGGGGACGCGAGCCGGGCTCTCGAGTGGCTCGACCGCCGCTTCAGCGCGGCGGATCGCCTGGCCGGCGCCGCTCGCGGACTTCGTCTCGCGGCGGCTCGACGCAAGGGACGGGTCGCCGCCGGCGGGGCGGCCGGGCTCCTGATCCTCGCGCTCCTGGCGCTGGCGCTGATCGCTCCGGTCCGCGTGGGGTGGGAAGTCGACCGGCTCGTCTGGCAATCCCGAGGGGGCCCGACGATTCGAGGCGCCGCCTCCGGGCGCGGGATCACCGCGATCGCGTCGAACCCGGATCGCGGCATCTTCACCACCGATGCGTTCGTCGCGCAGCAGCCCATGCCCCTCGGAGAGGACACACCGTTCGACGGCTCCAACGTGCCGCCCATGCTTTATCGGGTCAGGCTGCCGTTCGACTGGCGACATCCGCTTCTCACCGCGCGTGAGCAGGGCGAGCTGTTCGGCGTCCGGCCGTATCGCTTCTACAACCCGATGCTCGTTCCCCGGAGGCTTTTCGCCCTCGGGCCCCTCGCCCGAGGCGAAGCGCCTCTCCTGGCCGTGACGGCGTATCACCCGTGCGGCTATCCGTGCCGGCTCGTGCTCCTCGAGGAAGGCGGGACCACGCTCTACACCTACGACCACCCCGGGTACATCGAGAGCGTGAAGCTCTGCACCGTCGGCGGCAAGCGGAGGCCGATCCTCCTGATCGGCGGGTTCAACAACCTTCTCGGGCCGCGGGAGGTGCTGTTCGCGCTGTCGACGAACCGGCAGCCGCGGGGCCAGGCCCCTCCGTTCACCGGCGCATCCGTCGAGGCCGACACCGCGCTCTGGTATCTGCCCCTCCCCTACGACGCCTCGACCGGCGATTTCGATGTCGAGGTGAGCGGGAGCACCGCCGACGTGAAGCTGACGGGGAACACGAGGATCGCCGTCAGTCTCGAAAACGGCGTGCCCCTCGAGGCGGCACGACGCGGTGGCCTCTCCGAGGACGAGTGGAGCCGGTCGAGGGAAAAGGTCATGGCCGCCCTCGCCGGCGCGGCCAAGCTCGCCGGCGCCGGCGACGCCGCGGGAGGCGCGGCGGCGCTCGAGGCCGCCGCCGCCGATGCGAAGGGGGTGCCGATTCTTCGGTCGATCGCGCTCTACTGGGCCGCCCGGCTGCGGATCGAGACCGCTCGCGAGGCCGGCGAGCCCGCTCTCCTCTCCGCGTTGGCTCTCGTCCGGCAGGTGATCGACGAGGAGCCCGAGCCGCCGCGCTACCGCCTGCTCGAGGCGGAGATCCTCGCGCGTCTCGGATGGAGCGAAGAAGCCCGCCGGGCGCTCCTCGCCTGGAGCGCCCGCCCGTCGCACCGGATGTACCAGTACGAGTGGTTCCTCATCGGATGGCTGGCGGGCTTGCCGCCGGAGATCCGATCGGTCTCGGAGGACGAGGGGGGGCCGGATCACGGCGTCGAGGACCACCTGGTCCGCATGGCCGACCGGTTCCGACGGAACGACCCGGAGGGGGCGGCGCGCGAGGCGCTGCGCTTGACCCCCATGGAGAGGCCGTGGCAGGTGCTCCTCTACCTGCTCGCGGAATCCCGTCTTGTCCGGCCGGTCTCGGATCCCGCGGCCGCGTTGGGGGCCCTCACCCGGGCCGAGCGGAGCCGCACGACGGGGGTGCCGGTGCCCCTCCATGTCGCGACGCTACGGGCCTGCATCGCGATGGGACGGGATCCGGGGAGGGAGGACGTCCAACGAGCGGCCCGAGATCTGGACGATATCGCCGGGCACGCATTCTCGAGCATCGAGTCGCTCTTCCTTCTGAAGTTCGCGGCGGACGACGCCGAATGGGTGCTGTCGCGCAGGCCGGATCTCTCCGAGCTGCGACCGGGCGCGGCGCTCTCCCGCGCGCTCGCCGACCGCTGGTCAAGATTCGGCCGCGCCGAAGACGCGCTGGCCGCCTCGCGCATCCCGGCGAAATGAACGAGGCTACATCGACGCGTCCCGTACGATCCGCCAGCCGTCCCGCGTCCTCTCGAGCGCGAGCATCGTGAGCCCGGACGCCTTCGGCTTCTCGGGGTACGCGAGGGTCCAGCGCGCCACGACGACGACGCCGTGGACTCGGCCCGGGAGCGCATCGCCGTTGGGGGTGACCTCGCGCCCCCAGGTCGGCCGGACGTCGAGGATCTCGAGCGTCAGCGAGCCCATCGCGGCGGCGTCGGGATAGCGCTTCCGGTAACGCTCGAGGACCTCGCGCCTTCCCCGGACGAGACCTGACGGTGAAACGAACGTCGCGTCGTCGTCGTAGACCGACACGAACGCGTCGAGGTCCCCGCGGCTCCACGCCACAGCCTGGTCGTGGAGCAGCGCCAAGATTTCGTCCCGCGCGGCCTCGACCTCGCGCAGGTGGTCGATCCGGTCCCAGAGCCCGCAACCGAAGGAAGCGACGAATCGCGGCGGCTCGGCGAACGCCGGATCGGCCAGCACCTCGTCCGCGGTCGCGAACCGATGGCCGGTCTCCTCGAGCCAGGAGAAGAGCCGGTCCCACTGCGCGGCACCGACCTCGGTCGCGTGGAGGAGGAGGATCTGCGGCGTCGTGCGGCCGAGCAGGCGGTCTCCGAGCTTCTCCTGCCGCAGGACGGCGAGGCGGAGCGAGGCCTGGTAATCCTCCGCGACGCCGGACCGTGCGCTCCGGCCGCCCACCCCCCGCGCCTCGACCCAGGGAGCCTCGAACGACCAGTCCTGGTCGTCGATCGTAACGGGCAGGCTCCTCTGTGCTGTCCGGGCGAGCCACGCTCGCGCCTCGTCGAGCTGCTCCGTCGAGCCGCCCTCGGTGAGGAACGGAAAGCGGAAGAAGCGGAGCGCGAGACCGCGGCGCGCGAGGTGGGCCGCCAGGCTCTTCCGGCCGCGTTCGGCGTCGGCGATCCAGGCGGAGGCGCCCACCTCGGAGAGGTCGAGATGGCCGTACGTGTGGTTCCCCAGCTCGTGCCCGCTGTCGAGCCAGAGATCGAGGAGGCGGTGGCCCGCGTCGTCGCGGACGTTCCTCCAGGTCACGAGGCCGACCGCCCGGATGCCGTGCTTGCCGAGGGCGGCGAGGAGGCCGCGGGTGATCCGCTCCCGCTCGTCGTCCGCGGGGTGCAGCCTCGCCGACGAGATCGGGAGGTCGTCCACCGTGACCAGGACGGGACGTTTCGCGTCTTCCGCCGCCTGCGGACGACTCGCGGCGGCGAGCGCGACGAGAACGGCGACCGCGGTGCGGCGCATCGGGATCCTCCTTCGTGGGCGGCGGGAGACCTCCCCGCGGGTTCCCGCGTAGAATATCCCGTGGTGCGTTGCAGAGGCTCGGAAGAGCCTCGGAGACGGGTCCCACGAACGGAGCGGGTCGAGCGAGGGAGACTGGCCGTGAGCCTCATGGCTGGAAAGCTCGCCGGGTGCGCGCGGCGCCCGGCGATCCTGCTCTGCGTCGCCGCGGCGGCGCTGCCTGTCCGCGTCTCCGCGGCGACGGGCCGGCACGCCTGCGCCCCGACCGATCTCGGCGCGCGGATCGAAGACGTCGCACGGGAGGCGCACGGACCCGTCGGAGCCGCCGTGATGCTGGTGGAATCGGGGGAGACCGTCTCGTCGAGCGGCGATCGCAGGTTCCCGATGCAGAGCGTCTACAAGCTCCCCATCGCGATGGCCGTGTTGCACCGCGTGGACCGGGGAACGCTGAGCCTCGGGCAGACGGTCGGGATCCGGCCGGAGGATCTCGCCGCCGCCCAGCAGCACAGCCCGATCCGGGACGCCCATCCCGGCGGCGCCGAGCTGACCGTGCGCGAGCTGCTCCGTTACATGGTGTCCGAGAGCGACGGAACGGCTTGCGACGTCCTGCTCGATCTCGTGGGCGGGCCACGGCGGGTCACGCAACGCCTCCGAGATATCGGCATCACGGGAATCGTGGTGGCGACGTCGGAGAAGGAGATGGGGCGGGAGCCGAGGGCGCAGTTCCGCAACTGGGCAACCCCGCTATCCGCGCTGGCGTTGCTGAAGTCGCTCCACGAGGGGCGGGGGCTCGCGCCGGCCAGCCGGAGCCTGCTCCTCGAACTCATGGCGAGGGCGAGCACCGGCCCGAGGCGGATCAAGGGGCTGCTGCCCGCGAACACGCCGGTGGCGCACAAGACCGGGTCTTCGAGTACGATCGACGGCCGGACGGTCGCGACGAACGACGTCGGCCTGGTGACGCTGCCGGACGGGCGGCATCTGGCCGTGGCGGTGTTCGTCTCGGACTCGACGGCCGACGAGGCCACGCGCGACGGGGTGATCGCCAGGATCGCCCGCGCCGCCTGGGACTGCTTCTCCAACTGACCGGGTCGATGGACGAGTCGTCGAGCGCCGCCTACGGCTCCTTCTGCGCCGACCCGTCCAGGAGCCGCCGGATCTCCGGTTGTTGCGCATCGAGGGCGAGCGACCTCTCGAGGGCTCGCCGCGCGTCGCCCGGGCGCCCCGCCGCCGCTAGCGCCCTCCCGTAGAGCGCCTGGTTCAGGGCGGTGGCCGGGCTCCTCCGCAGGAGGCGCTCCGTCAGCTCCACCGCGCGGTCCGGGCGCCCGAGCCGAAGCTCCACGTCGGCGGCCCGCTCCAGAGCCAGCGGGAGATCGGGCGCGATGTGCAGCGCCTCGTCGTAACGGGCGGCGGCTTCGTCGAGGTGCTTTTCCTCCTCGGCCACGACACCCAGGCCGGTGCAGCCCGATGCGCGGTCCGTGGGGCTGTCCGCGTACCGGCGCGCGACGTCCATCAGGCGGCGCGCCCCGGCGAGGTCCCCGCGCCGCAGGAGAGCCTGACCGAGGACGAGCGACACCCTGCCGTTCGAAGGATCCCGAGCCAGCGCCCCCTCGAGCACGCGGATCCCGTCGCCCTCTCGTCCCGCGCTCACGTAGGCTTCCCCGAGGCGGTCCGCGTAGGTCGCGCCGACCCGGGGGTCGAGCTTGGCGGCCTTCTCCATGAAGGGAACCGCCGACTTCGCGTCGCCTCCCGCGAGGTCGACGAGCCCCTCCCCGAGGAAGCCCAGCGCGAACGTCGGAGCGTCGCGCTGGAGCGAGCGCAGGCTCCGGAGGGCGTCCTCACGCTTCCCCGAATTGGCGAGGATGACGGCCTCGTTGAAGCGGTTCAGGAGCACCCCCTCCTGCCCGCGACTCCCCACGACGCCTCCTCCGTCGGAGCGCTTTGCGCCCTCGCCGCCGGATCCGCCGATGTAGCCCAGCGCGCGCAGCTTCGCGATCTGCTCGTCCGACGAGGCCTCGGCGGGCTCCGGCGCCTCCCGCGGGCCCGCCGCCTCGTAGTCCGCCACCTTTCGCACCGGCCGGGCCAGGACCTCCCCGGTGAGCGCCTCGTCGAGAGACTTTCCCTTGAGCGTCGCAGCGATGGGAAGGCCCGCGAGCCGGCAAAGCGTCGGAAGCACGTCGTAGGCCGTCGCCTCTTGCAGCACCGCGCCGGGCTTGACGCCGCGTCCCCACAGCAGCAGCACCCCTTCCGGCCGGTGCCACATGGGGGCCTGGTTGGCGTGCTCCGACAGCACCGGGGTCGCGGGGCGGCGCGGCCCGGTCTTGAACCCATGATCCGACATCACCATGACGGTGGTCCTGGCGGGGTCGACGCGCGACACGAGCTCGCCCACGATCTCGTCCACGTGCTCGTAGTACCGGTCGAACGTCTCCCCGAGGTGCCGCGCCTGCTCGGCATCCACCCCCGGGAGGGGCGGAGGCGCGAACT
It includes:
- a CDS encoding serine/threonine protein kinase; this encodes MLRFASLAEGSVFAGRYEIREPLGAGGTGEIFHAFDRIARTDVALKVLFPGATDRDLDRLRRELRVVRSLQHPGILRVHDIGESDGLFFIVSELLRGESVASRIRREGRLAPDEAERILRGILEALGVAHDAGVIHRDIKPGNVFLAESAGGGPPRIVLLDFGFARPVRETGLTATGRFVGTPEYCSPEQILGERDLGPATDLYSCGVTLWEMLSGRPPFQGTSEADVFRAHLDAPPPRARVELAACPPRLRALTLRLLEKRPEDRPGDASRALEWLDRRFSAADRLAGAARGLRLAAARRKGRVAAGGAAGLLILALLALALIAPVRVGWEVDRLVWQSRGGPTIRGAASGRGITAIASNPDRGIFTTDAFVAQQPMPLGEDTPFDGSNVPPMLYRVRLPFDWRHPLLTAREQGELFGVRPYRFYNPMLVPRRLFALGPLARGEAPLLAVTAYHPCGYPCRLVLLEEGGTTLYTYDHPGYIESVKLCTVGGKRRPILLIGGFNNLLGPREVLFALSTNRQPRGQAPPFTGASVEADTALWYLPLPYDASTGDFDVEVSGSTADVKLTGNTRIAVSLENGVPLEAARRGGLSEDEWSRSREKVMAALAGAAKLAGAGDAAGGAAALEAAAADAKGVPILRSIALYWAARLRIETAREAGEPALLSALALVRQVIDEEPEPPRYRLLEAEILARLGWSEEARRALLAWSARPSHRMYQYEWFLIGWLAGLPPEIRSVSEDEGGPDHGVEDHLVRMADRFRRNDPEGAAREALRLTPMERPWQVLLYLLAESRLVRPVSDPAAALGALTRAERSRTTGVPVPLHVATLRACIAMGRDPGREDVQRAARDLDDIAGHAFSSIESLFLLKFAADDAEWVLSRRPDLSELRPGAALSRALADRWSRFGRAEDALAASRIPAK
- a CDS encoding polysaccharide deacetylase family protein: MRRTAVAVLVALAAASRPQAAEDAKRPVLVTVDDLPISSARLHPADDERERITRGLLAALGKHGIRAVGLVTWRNVRDDAGHRLLDLWLDSGHELGNHTYGHLDLSEVGASAWIADAERGRKSLAAHLARRGLALRFFRFPFLTEGGSTEQLDEARAWLARTAQRSLPVTIDDQDWSFEAPWVEARGVGGRSARSGVAEDYQASLRLAVLRQEKLGDRLLGRTTPQILLLHATEVGAAQWDRLFSWLEETGHRFATADEVLADPAFAEPPRFVASFGCGLWDRIDHLREVEAARDEILALLHDQAVAWSRGDLDAFVSVYDDDATFVSPSGLVRGRREVLERYRKRYPDAAAMGSLTLEILDVRPTWGREVTPNGDALPGRVHGVVVVARWTLAYPEKPKASGLTMLALERTRDGWRIVRDASM
- the bla gene encoding class A beta-lactamase — its product is MAGKLAGCARRPAILLCVAAAALPVRVSAATGRHACAPTDLGARIEDVAREAHGPVGAAVMLVESGETVSSSGDRRFPMQSVYKLPIAMAVLHRVDRGTLSLGQTVGIRPEDLAAAQQHSPIRDAHPGGAELTVRELLRYMVSESDGTACDVLLDLVGGPRRVTQRLRDIGITGIVVATSEKEMGREPRAQFRNWATPLSALALLKSLHEGRGLAPASRSLLLELMARASTGPRRIKGLLPANTPVAHKTGSSSTIDGRTVATNDVGLVTLPDGRHLAVAVFVSDSTADEATRDGVIARIARAAWDCFSN
- a CDS encoding alkaline phosphatase family protein, whose product is MARSSRFPPIAAVGCAWLMLLAGCGSSAPKPTASPAPPSRPFAGCRVLLIGLDAADWEIIHRLSALGHLPNLARLEREGASGVLHVEEPLLSPVIWTTIATGRSATEHGIFGFLTSRGDATQPVRSDERRVRAFWNVASELGIKVGVVGWYTTWPAERVDGYLVSDRLGTHQVEGTAERAATGLVYPETLLPEIEALRAQVERDVGDRAVARYFKKGESGGSTVRIRQETFKTFLGILRTTELYRRLTPLLMERFDPAISAVYFEGTDSVGHLFAQFAPPPLPGVDAEQARHLGETFDRYYEHVDEIVGELVSRVDPARTTVMVMSDHGFKTGPRRPATPVLSEHANQAPMWHRPEGVLLLWGRGVKPGAVLQEATAYDVLPTLCRLAGLPIAATLKGKSLDEALTGEVLARPVRKVADYEAAGPREAPEPAEASSDEQIAKLRALGYIGGSGGEGAKRSDGGGVVGSRGQEGVLLNRFNEAVILANSGKREDALRSLRSLQRDAPTFALGFLGEGLVDLAGGDAKSAVPFMEKAAKLDPRVGATYADRLGEAYVSAGREGDGIRVLEGALARDPSNGRVSLVLGQALLRRGDLAGARRLMDVARRYADSPTDRASGCTGLGVVAEEEKHLDEAAARYDEALHIAPDLPLALERAADVELRLGRPDRAVELTERLLRRSPATALNQALYGRALAAAGRPGDARRALERSLALDAQQPEIRRLLDGSAQKEP